The genomic stretch AGAGTATGCGAAGCGCCATGCCGGGCGTTTCGACGCCGCGGTCTGCATGGAACTGCTGGAACACGTCTCCGACCCGGAGGCCATCGTGACCGCATGCGCGCGCTTGATTCGTCCCGGCGGGACGCTGTTCTTTTCCACCCTGAACCGCCGCCCGAAGAGTTACCTGCTCGCGGTGCTGGCCGCCGAATATCTGTGCGGCCTGCTGCCCATGGGCACTCACGACTACCGCAACTTTCTGCGCCCCTCCGAATTGACCGCCATGGTTCGCAGACAGGGATTGCAGGCGCGCTCGATCCGCGGCCTGGGTTATCTCCCCTTCGTCAACCGCGCCTTTCTGGCCGACCGACCGGACATAAACTACCTGCTCTGCGCCCAGCGGCCGGAAGCGACCGCGTGAACCGCCCCCGGGTCCTCGACGAGTGAAGCGCGGGGAAATCCCGCTCCCCCAATCGCGCGAGGGCAACCGAATGACGACGGCATGACCGAAAAAGATGCGCCGTCCGGGGCCGCCTACTGCAGGCAGCGGGCAGCCCCGGACGGCTCCAACCTGCATTACTGCCTGCTATACGCCCCGCCCGCCAGGCGTCGCGCCCTGCTGGCGCTGCATGCATACGAGCAGGAGCTGGCGGAGGCCGTCCTGCGCGGCAGCGACCCGGGGGTAGCCCGGCTGCGACTGGCCTGGTGGCGCGAGCAACTGCGCCGCAGCCGCACGGGGCGACACGACCACCCCGTGATGCAAGAGTTGCACGCGCTGCGGGAACAGCCGTTGCCGCCCGCGGAGACGCTGGCGGCCATGATTGACGCCCACGAACGACGGCTGCAACCCGCGCGCCCGGAGAGTCTCTCCGAACTGCTGAGGGAGTACTGCGCCGCCGGCGGCGCCCTGTGGCGCTGGACCGCCAGGCTGTGCGGCCCCGAGCGCGCGCAACCGCCGGCAGGCGCCGCAACCCCCGGCCGGGGAGAAACCGGGGAACGGCAGGCAGAAGACCTGGGCTGCGAGTTGGGCTGCCTGGCCGATGCCTTCCACTCCCTGCAGCACCTGCGCCAAAATGCCGCCATGGGGCGCCTGCAACTGCCCCTGGAGTGGTTGCGCGGCGCCGGCATCGAAACGGAGCGGTTGGCGGCGACGGAACCGCGGGCGCGCCAATTGGCGGCGATAGGAGTAGAGGCCGTGCGCAGCCGCCTGGAAACGCTGGCAAAGGCGTTCCCGCAAGCGCAGCGACGACGGCAGCTGCCCTGCCTGATCCTGGCGCGCCTGCTGACCGTTACCTGCCGCGAGATCGCCGCCGACGGCTACCGGCTGCTGGAGCGGCGCGTCGCCCTCACTCCGCTGCGCAAACTGTGGCTGGCCTGGCGCATGCGGCGCCTCGTGTAATCCAGGGCGCGGGAAACGGCCGCCGCCAACCGACCCCGCCGTCGCAGTGCCGGGTCCAGCAGCAAACGCACCCGCAGACGACGCAGGTCCCGGGACGGGAGATCGCCAGGGAAGAACGCCACCGGCAGGCCGCCGCGGGCGCCGCGCAGGCAGAACGCCGTTAACCACGGGTGGGCGCAGGCGCCGGGACGGAGTACGGCGGCCTCCAGACAGCCGTCGCGATGCAGCAACCACCACCGCCCCTCCCCATCCAGTAAAACGGCGGCGGGACGGCGGCGCAACGGCAACGCCGCAAGCAACAGCAACGGCGCGAGCCAGGGATGCGTCCGCGGCAACGCGGACAGAAACAAGCCGAGCAACGCCAGCGCCCAGACCGCCGCGCGTACCGCGCGCAGCCGCGACGCCGGCAACAGCGGCAGGTACAGGGTTTGCCGCCAATGCGCCCCCGCCGCGGTCATGCCGCGCAAATTCCCGTAAGAATCCTGTACTGCTTCAGACACATATAAGACAACGCTAGGCAAGGAAGTCGGGTAGCCTCGATGTTTTTCACGCAACAGAAAACAGAAGGACTACCCGATGCAGATACGAAGTCTGCGGATCAAATCTTATCGCAGTTGGGCGATAGACGATACGTCCGGTGCGCCCGCGCAGGACCCGGCGCGAACGGCTGGAGTTTTACTGAGAGTTGAAGGACGAAGACTGCTCCCGGGCTCTGTGCCTCAAAGCCATCGGCTGGTCGCGGGCAACCTACTACCGCTGGCTGAAGCGCTACCGGGAGCAGGGCATGGCCGGGCTGGCCGAACGCAGCCGTCGTCCGCGTCGCAACCGGCAAAGAAAGTGGACGGCGAAGCAAGAGCGGGCGGTGCTGGCCTTGCGCGACCGCCAGCCGTTGTGGGACAAGCGCAAGATTGCCGCCGTGCTGCGCCGCGAAGGCGTCCTGTCGCTCAGCGAAAGCACGGTGTGGCGCATCCTGCAAAGGGCGCTGGCCCGGCGCCGTATCTGGCCCGCGTCGTCGTATGCCGGACGGGCCAAACCCAAGCGGCGGCGGGTCTTTCGAGGTCATGCCCAGCCTTGGCGCTGGGGCATGAAGGCGCACGGCCCCGGCCGGTTAGTGCAGGTGGACCACATGAGCGTGAGCTTCCCCGGCTGCACCTTGAAAAATTTCACCGCCGTATGCCCGGTCACCGGCTATCTGGTGTCTCGCGTCTATAGCCGAGCCACCAGCGCCAACGCCGTTCGCTTCCTGGAATACGTCTTGCAGTCCTTGCCGTTCCCCGTGCTCTCGCTGCAGGTGGACGGGGGCAGCGAGTTCCGCGGCGCACTGGAAGAAGCCTGCCGGGTGCGCGGCATCGGCCTGTACGTGTTGCCTCCCAGAAGCCCCAAATGGAACGGGTGTGTGGAACGGGCGCATCGTTCCCTGCGTGAGGAATTCTATACCCGATATCGAGGCGACTGGCGTTTGCGGACGGTGAACCGCGCCATGGAGGACTTCCAGAAACACTACTGTCACTACCGCCCTCACGGCGGCAGAGGCAGAGACATGCTTACCCCTATGGAGTATTATCGCCGCTTCGCAGAGGCAGCCTGATTTGTCTCATATGTGGTGAACCCGTTCAAAATATTGACACTCGGCCCGTTCATCCGATAAAATCCCGCCTTGCCGAGAACAGTGAGGCAGGAAGCCCAATGAGTCCAACTATCGAAACACCGTTTGCAATCGCGGCGGCGCATGGTGTCGGTATTCGCTACAACTCTGCCAGCCCTCCACGTGCAAAAGGCGGAGGCACCCATGGCTGAGGAGAAAAACTCTACCGCGCCCGAGAATTACGCCGAGGCGGTTCATCTTGACCCAAAAGATGCCGTTGCCTATACCGCTCGGGGCATTGC from Gammaproteobacteria bacterium encodes the following:
- a CDS encoding helix-turn-helix domain-containing protein codes for the protein MKDEDCSRALCLKAIGWSRATYYRWLKRYREQGMAGLAERSRRPRRNRQRKWTAKQERAVLALRDRQPLWDKRKIAAVLRREGVLSLSESTVWRILQRALARRRIWPASSYAGRAKPKRRRVFRGHAQPWRWGMKAHGPGRLVQVDHMSVSFPGCTLKNFTAVCPVTGYLVSRVYSRATSANAVRFLEYVLQSLPFPVLSLQVDGGSEFRGALEEACRVRGIGLYVLPPRSPKWNGCVERAHRSLREEFYTRYRGDWRLRTVNRAMEDFQKHYCHYRPHGGRGRDMLTPMEYYRRFAEAA
- the ubiG gene encoding bifunctional 2-polyprenyl-6-hydroxyphenol methylase/3-demethylubiquinol 3-O-methyltransferase UbiG, giving the protein MQQPPGPDPFSSLTAAQWWDPDGPMKALHAINGPRLRYIEQHVALAGLTVADIGCGGGLLAEAMARRGARVTGLDLAGPPLQAAREHAREQPSLEIAYVQGAPEEYAKRHAGRFDAAVCMELLEHVSDPEAIVTACARLIRPGGTLFFSTLNRRPKSYLLAVLAAEYLCGLLPMGTHDYRNFLRPSELTAMVRRQGLQARSIRGLGYLPFVNRAFLADRPDINYLLCAQRPEATA
- a CDS encoding squalene/phytoene synthase family protein; translated protein: MTEKDAPSGAAYCRQRAAPDGSNLHYCLLYAPPARRRALLALHAYEQELAEAVLRGSDPGVARLRLAWWREQLRRSRTGRHDHPVMQELHALREQPLPPAETLAAMIDAHERRLQPARPESLSELLREYCAAGGALWRWTARLCGPERAQPPAGAATPGRGETGERQAEDLGCELGCLADAFHSLQHLRQNAAMGRLQLPLEWLRGAGIETERLAATEPRARQLAAIGVEAVRSRLETLAKAFPQAQRRRQLPCLILARLLTVTCREIAADGYRLLERRVALTPLRKLWLAWRMRRLV